The Euzebyales bacterium DNA window GTGTGGAGGACGAGACGCGGCTGCGGATGTTGGAACTCGTCCGAGAGTTCGCAGCGGAGCTGCTGGATGACGTCGACGACGTCGCGGCTGTGCGCACCCGTCACGCCGCCTACTACACCGCATGGGCCGACGACTCCTGCGGACGCATGCTGCGCTCGCAGCCGGACCTGTGGGTCCGGCGGATCGACACCGAATTCCCCGACCTGATCGAGGCGTTCGAATGGAACGTCGAGAACCGGCCGGTGGACGCCGTTCGCATGTTCGGTGCGCTCGATCTGTACTTCCGGCGGACCGGCGCGGTGCAGATGGCGGACCGCTGGATGCGCGCGGTCCGCGACGTTGACGTCCCACCCGAGCTGGACATCCGCCGGGCCATCACGTGCGGCTTCGTGCTGTTCGGCCAGTTGGACCTCATCGGAGCACGCCGGGAGTTCCAGCACGCACTCGACGTCGCGAGGGCGACGGGCAACGTGTTGTACGAGGCCCACGCGATGATCGACGAAGCCCACACGCACCTCGGGTCCGTCGAGGACTACGACCGGGCGCTCGCGCGGGTGCGGCGCGGCACGGATCTCGCGCGGACGGCTGGCGCATCAGTGCTCGTCGGGATGGGGCGCAACGTCGAGGGTGAGCTGTCGCGCATCCATGGTGACGACGACACCGCCGAAGCTGCGTACAGGGCCGGCATCGCGCTGGGACGTGCGACGGGAGACCATCAGCGTGACGCGGTCGGCCACGGCAACTGGGTGTACATCGCGACGCACCGCGGCGACTTCGACGAGGCCGTTGAGCTCGCACGGTACGCGGTCGATCTCAACCAACGGTACGGGCACCGCAGCGAACTGCCCTGGGTGGCGATCGCCCTCGCGGGAGCGCTCATCCGCAAGGGACGGGTCGAGGATGCGGCGGTCCTCGTGGCGTCCGCCGAGGCGACCGCAGAACGGCTCGGCCTGCGGGAGGTCGCCGGTGACATGCCCGAGAACGAGCAGATCAGGGCGCTGATCGCCCAGCGTGCGGGTGGTGACCTGGTGCGCTGGCGTGCCCGAGGAACGACCACGCCGTTGGACGAGGCCTTGCGTGTCGCGCTCGGCCCCCGCCCGGCGCGCGCGACCGGAGTGGATCTCACTCGAGCAGGCGGGTGATCGTCTGGGGCGAGAAGCGACAACTCGCGTCCCGCACGCGTATGCAGCGCTGGAGCTCCGGTGGGCTCATCATGCAGACGCGGGCGCACGCACCGCGATGCCGCTGTCATCGAGGCACTGGCGCACGGTGCGTCCGATCTCGGCGGCGCCGGGCGTGTCCGAGTGCACACAGACCGTCTCGGCATCGATCGTCAGGTCCGTACCCTCGAGGGTCTTGACCACGCTGTCCCTGGCCACGCTGACCGCCTGCTCGGCGACCGCCTCCGGCGTGGCGTCGAACTCCTCCCACCAACGGAACATCACGACTTCACCGGAGGCGCGCATCGGCCGGTCGGCGAAGAACTCGCTGACCGGCCGCAACCCCGCGTGCTGGGCGGCGTCCCACAGTTGCGACCCGCGGAGCGTGTAGATCAGCAGGGCGGGATCCGTCGTCGCGGTCGCCTCGGCAATCGCGCGCGCATACACGGGGTCGTCGAGCGCCATCATGTACAGCGCGCCGTGGGGCTTGACGTGCTGGAGCTCGACGCCCGCGTTGAGCGCGAACTGGCGGACCGCGCCGACCTGGTACGTGACGTAGTCCCGCAGCGCCGACTCGCTCACCTCCAGCTCACGCCGACCGAAGCCCAGCAGGTCGGGAAAGCCCGGGTGCGCGCCGACCATGACACCGCGGGCGGCTGCCGCCTCCACGCTGATGCGGATCGTCGTCGGATCCCCCGCGTGGAAGCCGCCGGCCACGTTGGCCGACGAGATCACCTCCATGAGCGCATCGTCAGCGCCCCGCTCCCACAATCCGAAGCTTTCGCCCAGGTCCGCGTTGAAGTCCATGGCCGTCCCTCCCCTGCTACCCGAGGAGGGGCTCGTGCGCGCGGGCCGCGGAGGCCGCTGCCACCGCTTGTTCGAGCACCCGCCTGGTGTAGACACCGATCACGTGCCGCTTGTACTCGCTCGAGCCGTCGATGTCCGCGATCGGATCGGCGTCGCGTCCCGCGATCTCGCCCGCCCTGGCGAGCAGCGCATCCGAGCTGCGTTCACCCAGCAGGACGGCCTCGGCTCCGGTCGCGCGCAGGGTTCTGTTCGCGGCGCCGTTCAGGCCGATTCGGACATCGCTGAACGCGCCGTCGCCGTCCAGCACGATCCTGGCGGCCACGCCGACGATCGCGAAGTCCAGCGGGCGCACCGCGTACTTGACGTAGGCGCCGAACGCGCCGTCGGGCTGCGGGGGCAGGCTGATCGTGGTCAGCAGCTCGTCGGGCTCGGCCACGGTCTCCATCAGACCGGCGAAGAACTCCTCGACCGGTACGACGCGGTCGCCTCTGGCTTTGCTGGCCAGGTGGATGCGCGCGTCCAGCGCGATCAGCGCCGCCGGGGGGTCGGCGGTCGGAAATGCGTGCGCGATGTTGCCCCCGATCGTCCCCCGGTTGCGGATCTGCGTGGTCGACACCGTCGCCTCAGTGGCCGCGAGCACCGGCCACCGAGCCCCGATGCCGGCATCACCGGCGACCGCGGCGTGGGTGGTCATCGCCCCGATGCGTGCGTCGCCGTCGACCTCGATGCCCCGCAGCGCAGCCACATCGGTGAGGCCGATCAACACGTCGGGCTCCACCAGTCGCTCGCGCATCAGGATCAGAAGCGACTGCCCGCCGGCGAGGAGCTTCGCGTCGTCCCCGTGCTCCGCGAGCAGGTCCAGCGCCTCGTCAACCGTCGTTGGCGCAACGTATCTCATGACGGCCCTCCTGCGTCGCGCTCGGCGGCGTCGAGTGCTGTCTTGACCCGCTCCGGCGTGAGCGGGATCCGTGTGATGCGGGCGCCCGTGGCGTCGTACACCGCGTTGGCCAGCGCCGCTGCGGTCGGCACCAGACCCATCTCACCAAGCCCCTTGGCGCCGTACGGTCCGCGAGGGTCGTTGGTCTCGACCCACAGCGAGCGGATCGGCGGCATCTCCGTGGCGGTCGGAATCCGGTAGGTCGAGAACCGCGGGTTGAGCACCTGACCGTCCTCGCACACCAGGTCCTCCATCAGCCCGTAGCCGATGCCCTGCGCGACCCCGCCCTCGACCTGTGACTCCGCCAGCGCCGGGTTGACGAGGTTGCCGCAGTCGGTCGCCGCGACGAAGTCCACGACCCGCACGCGTCCGGTCTCGTCGTCGACCTCCACCTCGACCGCGTGGGCGCCGAAGCTGTAGCTCATCGCGAAGTCGCCGATGCCGGTCTCGGGGTCCGGCAGATCGCACGGCGCATCGTAGTGTGCCTGCGCCATGATCTGCCGTCCGTCGCGATCACGGAAGATGCTGGCCTGTACGATCTCGGCGAGCGTGATCGTGCGTTCCGGATCGTCGGTGACCTGCACCTGCCTGTGTCCGAGCTCGAGCCGGTCGGGTTCGGCGTCCAACCGCTCCGCGGCCACCCGCAGCAGCTGCTCACGGACCTGTGCGCAGGCGTCGCGGACCGCGTTGCCGGCCAGCGTCGTGACGCGGCTGCCGTAGGTGCCGAAGTCGGCTGGGATGGTCTCGGAGTCCGAGGTGATCACGTCGACGTCGTCGAGGTCCACACCGAGCTCCTCCGCGCAGATCTGCGCGGTCGCGGTCGTGGCCGCGCCGGTGCCCATCTCGGTCGCGCCGATCATGAGTGACACCGACCCGTCCTCGTTCACCTTGACGCCGGCGGCGCAGAAGTCGGCGTTGAGGTTCGGGTGGAACTTGCCGCTCGTGAAGTGCGTGCCGCACGCGATGCCCACCCCACGACCCGGCCGGGGATTGGCACGCTTGTCTGCCCAACCGATCGCCTCGGCGGCCTTCTCGACGCACTCGGCGACGCCGCAGGTGGTCAGCGTCGGACCAGAGATCGCCGTGTCCCCGGGACGCGACAGGTTCTTGAGGCGGAACGCGACGGGGTCCATGCCGAGCCGCTCGGCGATCATGTCGGTGTGGCACTCGGCGGCGAATGTGAACTGCGGGCTGCCGAAGCCGCGGAACGCCCCACCGAACGGCAGGTTGGTGTAGACGGTGTACCCGTCGTACCGGTAGGCGGGTATGCGGTAGACCGCACCGCCGAGCATCGACTGGGTCAACGAGACGCCGGGCCCGTACGACGTGTACGCGCCGTTGTCGAGGATCACGCGTGCGGAGCGGCCGGTGATCGTGCCGTCTGCGGTGACGCCCGTCTTGATGTCGATGATCTCGGGGTGGCGCGTGCGGCTCGACGTGAACTCCTCGTCGCGGGTGTGGAACATCTTGACAGGGCGGCCCAGGTTCATCGACGCCTGCACCGCGACGACGTAGATCGAGTGCGGCTCGGACTTCGAGCCGAAGCCGCCGCCGAGGTACGGCGAGATGATGCGGATCTTGTTCGCAGGCAGGCCGAAGATGCCCATGAGCCCGAAGCGGTCGAAGAAGGTCGACTGGCTCGACATGTGCAGGGTCACGCGCCCGGAGGCGTCGTAGTCCGCGATCACGGCGTGCGGCTCCATGCACGCGTGGCACTGGCGGCTCGTGTAGAAGCGGTCCTCGAAGACGTGGTCGGCTTCGGCGAACGCGGCGTCGATGTCGCCGGCGATCACGCGGTTGTGTGCCGCGACGTTGCGCTCGGCGTCCTCGTGGATCTGCGGTGCGTGCTCCTGCATCGCCTCCTCGGCATCGAAGACCCCGGGAAGCGGGTCGTAGTCGACTTCGATCGCCTCAATGGCCAGTTGGGCCGCGCGCTCGTCGAGGGCGATCGCGGCGGCGATCCCCTCGCCGACGTAGCGCACGACGCCGTCCGCCAGCGCCGTCTCGTCCTGGACGAACGCGCCGAACTTCGTCTGCGGCATGTCCTTCTGCGTGTAGACGGCGAGCACGCCCGGGATCGCCAGGGCGCGCGACGTGTCGATGCGGGTGATGCGTGCATGGGGGAGCGGACTGCGCAGGATGTCGCCGAACACCATCCCGGGCAGGTGCATGTCGTACGCGTAGGCGGCCTTGCCCGTGACCTTCTCGTTGGCGTCGGTCCGCGGCACGGCGTGACCGACGACAGTGTGTGACGACGGTCGGTACTCGCGGTCGGGGGACTGACCTGACGCGGCCATGATGGCGTCGATGATCTTGACGTAGCCAGTGCAGCGGCACAGGTTGCCACGGATCGCCTGACGGACCTCGTCCTCGGTCGGCCGAGGGTTGTCTTCGAGCAGCGCCTTGCCCGTCATGATCATCCCGGGCGTGCAGTAGCCGCACTGCGACGCGAAGTGCTCGGCGAACGACCGCTGCAGGGGATCCAACGTGCCGTTGGCCGCCAACCCCTCGATCGTGGTGACCTGGTGTCCCGCCGCCTCGACGGCCAGCACGAGGCAGGAGTTCACGACCGTGCCGTCAAGGTGCACCGCGCAGGAGGCGCACTCGCCTTCGTTGCACGACCGCTTGGTACCGGCGAGACCCAGGTCGTCCCGCAACGCGTCCACGAGCGACCGGTCCGGCTCGACCAGCAGGTCGTAGTGCACCCCGTTGACGTCAAGTCCGATCGGGATCTTGGCCATGGCTGCGTCCTTCCTCTGGTTACACGCCCCTGGTCCCGGGTCCGCTGGAGAGCATGTCGATGAGCAGCGCGATGTCGCCGACGTCGGCCACGTCCTGGAACCGGCCCTCGCCGACCCATTGCCGTGCCCACCACTCGTACAGGTCGATCTGGCGCGTCCCGCCCCACATCCGGATCGCGGCGCTGCGCTCGTCGGTGAAGCAGATGAACAGCGACGGCAGTTGGCGGACGATGTCGGCGATGCCGCGGAAGCTCGTGGTCCCCCGCGTCGGCATGCAGTCGCTGATCAGGACGACGTCGGTGGCTTCCGGCAGCGCATCGGCCAGCTCGGCAGCGGTCGCCAGTGCCCTGCCCAGATCGGTCGAGCGTCCTTCGGGCAGGCGCAGGATCCGCTCGATCACGTCCTCGACGTCCCGCTCCTCGTCGAGCTGTTTGATCTGCTTGACGTCCTCATCGAACGCGAGGACGGCGTAGTCGGCACGGCCGGCCGCCGACAGCTCCGCGAGGATGGCGGCCAGGGTTGCGCCAAGCTCCAGCTTGCGGCCGACCATCGACCCCGAGTGGTCCACGAGGATCACGTAGTTGCGGGTCTGACGCTGGCGCGTGAGCATCCGGATGTCCGCCGGCTGCGCCGTACCTGCGTGTGCAACCACTGCGTCGATCGTTCCGGGGACGTCGAGCGACGCGTCCATCGCGCCGTCGAAGGCGGTGCTGCGCAGTGTGGCCGCCGAGGTCGTACCGAGACGGTGTTCGACGCCATCGCGCACACGAAGCACCTGCTCGCGTGCGCGCCGGAGGACCTCGTCGAGGTCACCGATCTGTTCATCCGGCGTGCCCTGCATCTCCGTCGGCCGCGTGCCGCCGGCCGACGGGCGATCACGAGCGACCATCGGCACTGAACGTGATTCGCCCGCCTCGCCGCTGCCACCCGGCCGGGCCAGGCCCGGCAACTCATCAGCCTCCGGCGGGCGGGTGCGGTCCTGCCCACCCTGAGCCACGGCGGCCTGACCGACCTCGGTGACGCTACCCCCGGCCGCTGCGTCGCTGTCGGCCTGCGCCGGGTCGCCCGACGGTGCGGAGTGGGCCTGTTCCACCAGCACCTCGACGCGGCCCTCGTAGTCGCGTCGCAGCACCAGGTCGAGCAGTTCGTGCACGATCCCACAGGCACTGCGTGCGACCGTCGGGCGCAGGCGCAACCGACCGGCGTACGAGCTGCATGCCAGGAACCGGAGGGTGTCCAGGTCGAGTGCGTCGACCTGGTAGCCCGCCAGGAGGTCGACGAAGTCGATCGCGGCGCGGATGGACGCGCCGTGGCGGAGGTCGGCATGTCGTCTGGACTCCCTGGCCACGTCGACCGCGAACGCGTGGAAGGCGCTGCGCCCTTCTCCGCAGTGGCGACTGACGATGACGAGTTCTTCGTCCCTGGGCTGGTAGTCCAACTCGAGGATGAGGAAGCGATCTGCGAGCCCTCGGGACAGCCGGGCGGTACCGACGTCGTCCAGCGGGTTGGCCGCACCCACGACGGTGAAGCCGGGCTCGGCCTCGATGCGGCCGAGGCGGGGGATCTCGAGGTACCTCTCCGACAATGCCGTCATCAACACGTTGAGCGCCCCGCTCGGGGCCCGGTTCAATTCCTCGAGGTACAGGATCCCGCCCGCTGCCATCGCACGGGTCAGCGGGCCTGGGAGGAAGAAGTCCGCGCGGTAGCCCTCTTTGAGCACCATCGGCGGATCGAAGGTTCCAACGAGGGAGTGACCGGTCAACTGCTCGTCACCCGTGACGTCGACGAAGCGGTCGGCCTCGTCGCCGAGGTGGCGAGCCAGCGCGCGGACCATGGTTGTCTTCGACACGCCGGGAAGGCCGAGCAACAGCACAGCCTTGCCGCGAGCGATGGCGCTGAGCAGCAGGGCCAGCTCTCTACGGCGTCCCACCACGTCCCGCGCGACGTCGTCCGGTAGCTCAGGGCCCATGCCAGCCTCCCCGAGGACACCGTAGCGGTAACACTCGCCTTTTGTAAAGGTTGAGCGTTACTGTGATGTGTGGGGGTCGGCGCCCTTCGTGGATCAGTCGAACAGCCCTGCCTGCTCGTAGAGCGCCTCCAGGTAGTCGACGTGTGCGTCGACTGCCCCACGCGCGCTGACCGGGTCACTCGCGCGGATGGCGTCGTAGATCGCCCGATGCTGCGCGTTGATCTGCGCACGTTCGAGCAGCGGCTGGATGGCGTGGTTCAGGTTCGGCTGCGCCACCCGGTGCAGTGCCGCCAGCGGCGCGAGCAGCACGCGGTTGTTCGCGGCGCGCACCACGACGCGATGGAACCGGATGTCGAGATCCAGCCAGGAGTCGTCGGTCAGGTCGTCGTCCATCGCAGCGTCCAGGACGGTCGACATCTCGACGAGGTGCTCAGCGTCGCGACGGTCCGCCGCGAGCTGCGCACAGGTCCCCTCCAACGCTCGCCGCGCGTCGGCGATCTCGCGCGCACTGATCCCGTTGAACCGCAACAGCAACTGCATCGCCTCGGTGAGGTTGCGCTCGACAGGTGCGTGATCGACCTCCGTCACGAACGAACCCCCGCCCCGCCCCGGCGTGGTCGTGATGAGGCCGATCTGTGCGAGTGACGCCAGTGCCTCGCGGACGGCAGCGCGGCTGACGTTGAATCCCTGTGCCGCCTCGAGCTCGCTCGGAAGACGGTCGCCCGCTCGCAGCTGCCCCGACATGATCGCATCGAGGATCTGCAGCCGTACCTGGTCCACCGGATCGCCCACCGGCGTCGGCGTGAACGTGGCGTTGCCAGGGTCAGACATGCACCGCTCCTCGAAAAAGTCGACCTTTACAGAAGACAACCGATAACTGTAGGCTGCATCGTACAAGCATCCGGCGCCAGCATCGTCTGACGTGGGCACCTGCTGGCATCCGGGTCTGGGTCGCGTGCCGGTACGGGATCACCGGCCGGTCGCGCCGCGCGCGAGGAGGTCGACGCGATGGCGCTGGCACCGATCACACTGGGGATGGTGGGCCTGTTGTTCGCGCTGTGGGCGAACGGGATGCAACTGCTCGGTGTGGATGCGAAACCGATGGACGATCAGGTCGCCGACGCCGACGGCGCGCGCGCCGTCGCCATCGCCGGCAGCGCGATGGGCGCTGTGACGCTGCTGTTCATGGCGACCTGGCTCGTGATGGCCGCGCCGCTCGGCGACGCCCCCGTCGCCATCCAGCTCGCGCTGCTGTTCAGTGCGATCTCGGGGATGTACGGGTTGCTGTGGCTCGGCGCCGCGGTGGTGCAGGCGCGTGGCTGGGACATGCGCGTCATCGGAAACCTCGCGCTGCTCTGCATCATCCTGCAGGTCGTCGAGATGGCACTGCTCGCGAGCTACCGGGCGGAGGCGGCACTCCCGGCGGCACACTTCGCGATCGTTGAGCTGGCCCTCGCGTCCTACGTCCTCGTCCTGTACGGCTTCTGGGCGGTGACGCATGGGCGGATCGCCGCCAGGGCCGTGGGGTGGCTGTGCATGCTCGCCGCGGCCGGAACCCTTTACATCATGGTGTACGGGGGCGGCCTGCTCGCGCCACTGGGCGCCTGACGTCGGCCCGCCGGCGACAGACGCGCCGTCTACTCGCAGTGCTCCCGCAGGCATCGGCTGGCGTGGTACGGCACGATGTCGATGTGCTCGCCCGCCTGCAGCCGCTGCTTGGTGCGCTGCCAGAAGTCGACGTCCAGCAGGTCGGCGTGATGGCGCATGAACGTCACTCGTTGGTCGCCCGACAGCCCGATGAAATGCTCGAACTCCTCGGGAAACACGTCGTGGACGTCCACGCTGAACCACGGTTCCGCTGACATCTCCTCGGCGTGGGTCCTTGGTT harbors:
- a CDS encoding molybdopterin-dependent oxidoreductase, translating into MAKIPIGLDVNGVHYDLLVEPDRSLVDALRDDLGLAGTKRSCNEGECASCAVHLDGTVVNSCLVLAVEAAGHQVTTIEGLAANGTLDPLQRSFAEHFASQCGYCTPGMIMTGKALLEDNPRPTEDEVRQAIRGNLCRCTGYVKIIDAIMAASGQSPDREYRPSSHTVVGHAVPRTDANEKVTGKAAYAYDMHLPGMVFGDILRSPLPHARITRIDTSRALAIPGVLAVYTQKDMPQTKFGAFVQDETALADGVVRYVGEGIAAAIALDERAAQLAIEAIEVDYDPLPGVFDAEEAMQEHAPQIHEDAERNVAAHNRVIAGDIDAAFAEADHVFEDRFYTSRQCHACMEPHAVIADYDASGRVTLHMSSQSTFFDRFGLMGIFGLPANKIRIISPYLGGGFGSKSEPHSIYVVAVQASMNLGRPVKMFHTRDEEFTSSRTRHPEIIDIKTGVTADGTITGRSARVILDNGAYTSYGPGVSLTQSMLGGAVYRIPAYRYDGYTVYTNLPFGGAFRGFGSPQFTFAAECHTDMIAERLGMDPVAFRLKNLSRPGDTAISGPTLTTCGVAECVEKAAEAIGWADKRANPRPGRGVGIACGTHFTSGKFHPNLNADFCAAGVKVNEDGSVSLMIGATEMGTGAATTATAQICAEELGVDLDDVDVITSDSETIPADFGTYGSRVTTLAGNAVRDACAQVREQLLRVAAERLDAEPDRLELGHRQVQVTDDPERTITLAEIVQASIFRDRDGRQIMAQAHYDAPCDLPDPETGIGDFAMSYSFGAHAVEVEVDDETGRVRVVDFVAATDCGNLVNPALAESQVEGGVAQGIGYGLMEDLVCEDGQVLNPRFSTYRIPTATEMPPIRSLWVETNDPRGPYGAKGLGEMGLVPTAAALANAVYDATGARITRIPLTPERVKTALDAAERDAGGPS
- a CDS encoding 5-oxoprolinase subunit PxpA — its product is MDFNADLGESFGLWERGADDALMEVISSANVAGGFHAGDPTTIRISVEAAAARGVMVGAHPGFPDLLGFGRRELEVSESALRDYVTYQVGAVRQFALNAGVELQHVKPHGALYMMALDDPVYARAIAEATATTDPALLIYTLRGSQLWDAAQHAGLRPVSEFFADRPMRASGEVVMFRWWEEFDATPEAVAEQAVSVARDSVVKTLEGTDLTIDAETVCVHSDTPGAAEIGRTVRQCLDDSGIAVRAPASA
- a CDS encoding AAA family ATPase; this translates as MGPELPDDVARDVVGRRRELALLLSAIARGKAVLLLGLPGVSKTTMVRALARHLGDEADRFVDVTGDEQLTGHSLVGTFDPPMVLKEGYRADFFLPGPLTRAMAAGGILYLEELNRAPSGALNVLMTALSERYLEIPRLGRIEAEPGFTVVGAANPLDDVGTARLSRGLADRFLILELDYQPRDEELVIVSRHCGEGRSAFHAFAVDVARESRRHADLRHGASIRAAIDFVDLLAGYQVDALDLDTLRFLACSSYAGRLRLRPTVARSACGIVHELLDLVLRRDYEGRVEVLVEQAHSAPSGDPAQADSDAAAGGSVTEVGQAAVAQGGQDRTRPPEADELPGLARPGGSGEAGESRSVPMVARDRPSAGGTRPTEMQGTPDEQIGDLDEVLRRAREQVLRVRDGVEHRLGTTSAATLRSTAFDGAMDASLDVPGTIDAVVAHAGTAQPADIRMLTRQRQTRNYVILVDHSGSMVGRKLELGATLAAILAELSAAGRADYAVLAFDEDVKQIKQLDEERDVEDVIERILRLPEGRSTDLGRALATAAELADALPEATDVVLISDCMPTRGTTSFRGIADIVRQLPSLFICFTDERSAAIRMWGGTRQIDLYEWWARQWVGEGRFQDVADVGDIALLIDMLSSGPGTRGV
- a CDS encoding xanthine dehydrogenase family protein subunit M — its product is MRYVAPTTVDEALDLLAEHGDDAKLLAGGQSLLILMRERLVEPDVLIGLTDVAALRGIEVDGDARIGAMTTHAAVAGDAGIGARWPVLAATEATVSTTQIRNRGTIGGNIAHAFPTADPPAALIALDARIHLASKARGDRVVPVEEFFAGLMETVAEPDELLTTISLPPQPDGAFGAYVKYAVRPLDFAIVGVAARIVLDGDGAFSDVRIGLNGAANRTLRATGAEAVLLGERSSDALLARAGEIAGRDADPIADIDGSSEYKRHVIGVYTRRVLEQAVAAASAARAHEPLLG
- a CDS encoding FadR/GntR family transcriptional regulator, producing MSDPGNATFTPTPVGDPVDQVRLQILDAIMSGQLRAGDRLPSELEAAQGFNVSRAAVREALASLAQIGLITTTPGRGGGSFVTEVDHAPVERNLTEAMQLLLRFNGISAREIADARRALEGTCAQLAADRRDAEHLVEMSTVLDAAMDDDLTDDSWLDLDIRFHRVVVRAANNRVLLAPLAALHRVAQPNLNHAIQPLLERAQINAQHRAIYDAIRASDPVSARGAVDAHVDYLEALYEQAGLFD